TCATGAACTCGGTCAGGTTTGCAATTTTGGAGAAGGGGGACATTCCTGATCCGGGTGTCATCCGGGAGACTATTCTTCAGCCACGGAAATGGAAGGTCGGGTAAATTTTTAGTTTCCAGTAAATGGGAACCAGGCATGCCGTTCAAGATTGAGGAAGCTGCCCGCGTTCCACTGTGGATCAGGTTACCAGACTTGCCGATTCACATCTGGAATTTGAAGGTGGTTGCTGGGATTGCAAAACTGGTTGGTGGTTTTTTTCTTGCAGCAGACTCGTTCACAAGGGCGCGTACCAGGCATGACTATgctagaattttgatttctgTTCCTTTAAAAATTCTCTCCGGTGGGATCTGTTCTTGTGGTTGACGATGGTTGGCAGAATGTCAAGCTTGCTAAATGGAAGCCGCGTTGGGATGTTAGGGAGAAAGGTGTGGGGGTCAGGCAGGATAATTCTTTTGCTGTGCTAGAGGAGGATGCTCGGGAAGATGGGAGAGCTGATGTGCAAATTCCTGTGGGGGCGATGTAGGTTCGGGCAAAAGAATGCATTGAATTTCATGGAAACTGTTATCCCTGCCTATGGATGAAGGTGGAATAGGCATCCGAAGAATTGCTGAAGTCATTATGGCTAATTTGGCATTCTTGAGTTGCAAGATGCTAGAAGAGAACAACTGTTGGGCGTCGATTTGTAGACAAAAGTACTTAAGCAACAATGGCTTTTGGAATAAAGAGTATGAGAGTAAGGGCTCGCCTTTGTGGAGAGATTTAGGCGCTGGTTAATTTGCTTTCTGTTGATCACTATGGTGACCCATTGATTGAGTTAGAGGTTTCAGTTCAGGGTGCTGTGAATTGTTTCAGGGAGGGGGGTATGAGATGGCTTGGCCTTTTAGGAGGTTTCCTTAACATGTTCGACTGTGGCACACAAATATCTCATTAATTTTGTAATTCCAAAACCCTAAAGTTAACGGAAAACAATCTTTTTGGGTGAGTAGGAGGAATAGCTATGAGAGATGAAgccctcttctcttcctctccttgcATCCAATGTGCAGGAACCTGGAACTTTCATTCCACCAAACATTTTAATGACAGATATTTCACTACCGCATATTCAAACATAGTCTAAGGGTCTTTTCTTTGATGGTATCCAAACCGGGGCTATGTTGgcgaagtcagaaattttttagtTGAGGGGCACTAGCATTGGCTGAGGTAAGTCACATAGACAGCAGCAATAGTTGGGCCTATTGCAAATCTAAAGGTGTGATTCAGGCAATGGATTGAGAAGGAGATTGTCTCAGATGGGTAACAGACATGAGTATAGTAGTggacttgtgtgggcagttgcccacatgtGGCTTTGCCACTGCAGAAGGCAAAGTAAAGATCCAAGAACCTCTGGAAGGGATTAAACACCTAGCCCCACCAATGATCAATGTGAGGAGACCATCTTTCCTGTGTTCTGGTGAGGACACCAAATAAAACAGGGAATTGAACTCAAGATACGCCCCCAAGAGCTTTGATTGGATATTAAGAGGCGATTTGACCACAAAACAATTACACACTGccattgtttcatgaatgtgtccaaaaaaaaatgatgaaccTTTGTACAAGGGTCACATGAATTgctataatttttaaattatgttCAATtcaaacaataacaatatgttattattGCCAAGCAACCCGTGAAGAACCGTAGTGAAAGGCATTGACACTAAATGAAGTGCTATGTGAATCAAGGCATGACCTTAGTTGGATCTTTCTAAAGATGAACCAGACTCAGATTCAGATGGCTATTCTAGATTTGGTAGAGGTACCATCCGATTTTTATGCGTATTTGGCTTAGATACTTATCGGATTTccatttcaaattcagattttgacAGCCTGAACAAGATAGTTAGTCCTAGTTGGAAAATGGTTTGAATAACCAGATTAAAGTAAATGGTTGCATCGGAATAAACGAACCAATTTAAGTTGCCAACTTTTTGATGATTAATTTCTAGTAAATCAGCATAACCTTGTGAAATGGTCACAGGAGTTCtcgttttcatatatatatatatatatatatatatatatatatacacacacaccaaaTAAGAGGAGTTCATATCATTTTGGAGATGAATTTTAAGCCCttaatttatttcttatttttctgccGAAAACAATTTAGCTGACAAACTTAACTTACAGTCAAACTAACTTTTAATTTTTGGCTATCTGACGACATCCGGTATACTGCAGAGAGATTTCTTCAAATGAACACTAACTATAACTTAGAAAGCAAGAAATCCCTTCCTctttgttatatttatatatctaATGTCTGCGTGTGACAAATATTAGCCAACACGAACCACTTCAATGTCCAGAGTAGGTGCTAATGCGTTTTAAGAAATGGATGgtttaaaatctttaaaaacacactcacttatatatatatatatatatatatatatctgcccAGAAACATAAATAACATACTTTTTGGAAGTACGTAGAATATATTATTGGAACCGCAAATGTGAAATCAAACGTACTATCTActgttttctatgtttttttaattaaatgtctGATGCAGATAAATTTATAATGTCTTGAAAAGCTAAAAATGTCATAAGAAATTGATCCGAAGACCAACTTTTAGAAAGCTAAATCAattgctttttaaaatttttacggAAACTAGTTTACCCATCGGACTTGTTAAAACGGTAGTGACTCGATTCAAGAAAGCCAGCTTGAAGAGAAGACCGGTAGTTGGGTCTACGGGCACGGTGTTTACCTTCACGTCCACCACCAAGTCATCCGGtgaattcctctctctctctctccccactctTGCCAAAGCAAATCATGGTGACGACCTCACCTCGTCCCTCCTCCCTCCGTTCATAAATTTGATAAACTACAGATTCTTGCCATCTTAAAATAGATAAGTACTCGCGACGGCCGTAATTTTTTGGTTAAGATAATAGCGTGCGTTCTTCCGTTTTCTGCCCATCGTGATGCCAAAAGATAATCACCAGTCGCAATTATCGTTCTGGAGTGCTTAATTTCATCTTCTGAGGCATACTCAATACCAGAGTTCGAGtttttccatctctctctctctctctcctctccccaAGAGAGACGCATCTGTTTGCAAACGACGGTTGGATGCTGATTTTCGTTTGGTTTTTCCCTATGTGATAGAGAGTGAGGCCAGATTTCGATGGTGCCGTCATGAGTCAGTGCAGGTGCCCATGAAATCTCTATTTTCTTGCGTGTAGTCATCCAGAGGGATTTACTAAGCATTGAAAGGTCGGGATCGTTGATCAAGTGGGGATTGGAGGTACTTCCGGCTGAATTGGGGATTCCtgaattgaaaggaaaaagggtTCTTGGTGTTCTGTTTTTCGTTTTAGTGATTTTTTATTGCTGGTGTTGAATTTCCTATGGGTGGTTGATTGAGAGTCGGTTACGTGGGATGGAAGCCTCCGGAGATGACGACGCCGTCCTCAGCGACGTCGAGGGCGACGATCCCTCTCCGGCGGCATTGTTGGGGGATCTGCCCCCAGATGCGGCGGCCGAGAAGCTCCGGGAAACGCTGCAGGAACTCGAGCGGGAGCGTCAGGCGAGGCAGGAGGTCGAGAAAACGAAGGCCGAGTTGCAGCAGTCCTTCGGCCGGTTGAAGGTCCTCGCACACGAGGCGATCAAGAGGCGGGACGAAATCGGCAAGCAGAGGGACGAGGCCCTGCGTGAAAAGGAAGAGGCAGTTAAGGCACGAGAAAGAGTCGCCCAGGAGTTGGCTGATGCGTTAAAGGCCAAGGAGGAGGCCCTGAAGCAAAGGGATGAGATGGCACGAACAACGGACGAGACGGCGAGGGCGAAGGACTCGTCAAGGGCCGAGATCGAGACTGCCGCTCAGATGCTTGTTAGTGGGTCAGAGAGAATCGCCACCAAGGTCAGTACGTTCAAGAGTTTCTCCGGTGCGCTCCCCAGATCTTCCAAGTACACTGGGTTGCCTGCCATCGCCTATGGCGTGATCAAGAGAGTAAACGAGATTGTAGAAGAGCTTCTCAAACAGGTTGAGAGTGCTGCGAAAGGCCGTGATGATGTTAGAGTGCAGATGGAACAGAGGAATTATGAGATCGCCATTGAAGTTTCTCAGTTGGAATCAACGATAAATGAACTGAAAGAACAACTTGCCAAGAGGACTTCCGAATTGGAAAGTTGGGAAAAGTCGGCCGCTGCCAAAGATGCTCGAATGGCCGAGGTGGAGAGAGAAGCACTGGAGAAGCTGAGCTCGACAGAACAGGAATGTCAGGAACTGAGGAGGAACCTTGAGGAGCAAACTCTGAAGGCATTGGGTCTTGAATCGAAGATAGAAGCAGAGAGGCCTTTGCTGTTTGAGCAGTTGAATTATATATCTAAAACCCATGAACAGCTGTACAACATAATCAGGATGGTTGATGTCAATGTAGGCGATCAGCCAGAGCCATCTGAAGACTTGTTTCTACCACAAAAATTGGACTTGAATGATAATCTACGAACTTTTTTGAGTGGAACCATATCTGCATTTGAACTTGCAAAGACTGCAGCGGAGAAAGTGAGTTCTGAAGTGCAGGACAGAAGCTACGAGAAAAAGGAGTTGCAGGAAAGGATTTCCCACTTGGTCATGGAGAAAAAGCATGTAGGTACATTATTAAGGAGCGCCTTGTCGAAGAGGATAACGGCAGAATCTGTGTCAAGTGACGGCAGCTCTAAGGAGATGCAATCGAGAACTAATGTAGTTCTTAAAGTTGCTGAAAATGGTCTTCGGAATTGGGGTTTAGACATTAGACTTGATTCGCTTCTTGAAGGTGCCGAAAGCATGGCTGCCGATGATAAACCAAGCACTGGAAACAAAGAGGAGGATGAAGTCTTTGGGCTGGTTAGATTCTCCGCTGTTCCAATACTTACCTTCTATTTTATATACTTATGCTACTGAGGTTTCTCATTAGAATTATCAGAAAAGACAATGTAACCTTATGAGCTCCAGTACGATTCATATCCTTAGGAGGGTTTCTCTAAATTTAATGCAGGCTGCTGCTTTGGAGAACATTGTGAGGGCATCCCAGCTTGAGATCATGGAGTTGCGTAAAACTGTGGAGACACTAAGGTATTTTAGAGGCTCATGATTTTCTTCCTAAAATGTAAAAGATAGTTCCAATTTTCCCACTTTTTGGCTTCGAGTTTATCAATCTCATAAAAAATACttgtgtatttatttatttccttgATGACTTGTTTCTTTCCCGTATTTTCCATCGACTTTTTATTAGGTTTTCAATGTCAAAGCAACTGAAATTACATTGTGCGGTTTGTCTCTGTGAGTGTGGACGTGTGTGTGAAtgctttttttctccttccctTCAATTTGTACTGAGTAGTTTCTTGAATCTAATTTCCTTCATAAAGGGCAGAGGCTGCTCAACTTAAAGGACGCATTGAGTCTCAGGCCAAGGAAATTGCACAGaagaagcaacaaataaaagtaCTCGAGGAGAAGGAGCGATCAGCCAATGAGAATGTATTGTCTTTTCTTTCAGCTTGCAAGAAGTGGTTCATATTTCTAAAATCATGGCCTTATGGTGCTCCTTTGCAAGACACTTTTATGGTTCTTGAATATAACACTTCTATTAAATCTTGAAAGGTTGAAGGGCTTATGATGGACATATCAGCAGCGGAAGAGGAAATCACGAGATGGAAGGTTGCAGCAGAGCAGGAAGCTGCAGCTGGGAAAGCTGTTGAAGATGAGAATCAGGCAAAGGTGTGACCAACAAACTGCATTTTCTAAATAC
This window of the Nymphaea colorata isolate Beijing-Zhang1983 chromosome 2, ASM883128v2, whole genome shotgun sequence genome carries:
- the LOC116247788 gene encoding filament-like plant protein 3 gives rise to the protein MEASGDDDAVLSDVEGDDPSPAALLGDLPPDAAAEKLRETLQELERERQARQEVEKTKAELQQSFGRLKVLAHEAIKRRDEIGKQRDEALREKEEAVKARERVAQELADALKAKEEALKQRDEMARTTDETARAKDSSRAEIETAAQMLVSGSERIATKVSTFKSFSGALPRSSKYTGLPAIAYGVIKRVNEIVEELLKQVESAAKGRDDVRVQMEQRNYEIAIEVSQLESTINELKEQLAKRTSELESWEKSAAAKDARMAEVEREALEKLSSTEQECQELRRNLEEQTLKALGLESKIEAERPLLFEQLNYISKTHEQLYNIIRMVDVNVGDQPEPSEDLFLPQKLDLNDNLRTFLSGTISAFELAKTAAEKVSSEVQDRSYEKKELQERISHLVMEKKHVGTLLRSALSKRITAESVSSDGSSKEMQSRTNVVLKVAENGLRNWGLDIRLDSLLEGAESMAADDKPSTGNKEEDEVFGLAAALENIVRASQLEIMELRKTVETLRAEAAQLKGRIESQAKEIAQKKQQIKVLEEKERSANENVEGLMMDISAAEEEITRWKVAAEQEAAAGKAVEDENQAKVEALKQELEDAKERMRESESKLKFKEETAAAAMAARDAAESSLRLADARATRLRERMEELTRQLEELENRGDSNSRQRPRYVCWPWQWLGLQFVGHHGDVQQSSNEMELSEPLL